TCCAGGCCGGCGACGCGTACTCCATCCCGGCAGGCCACGACGCCTGGGTGGAGGGCGATGAGACGTTTGTTGGCTACGAGGTCATGAGCGCGGCAGAGTACGCCAAGCCTGCCTGACCCTTGGGTTCCACCCCTGTCGCCAGGAAAGGGAGGTCCGGCAGGGCCTCCCTTTCCTGCTGCCGCGGCCCTACCGTGGAGGGTACGCAACGATCGGAGAGCAATGAAAGTCACCGTCATCGGCGGCAGCGGCCACATCGGTTCGTTCCTGGTCCCCCGGCTGGTCCAGGCTTACCACGAGGTCACCAACATCAGCCGCGGCACCAGCAAGCCCTACACGGACGCGCCTGCCTGGCAGCAGGTGCAGCATGTCACCGCAGACCGGCAGGCGGAGGACCAGGACGGAACCTTCCCTGACCGGGTGGCTGCCCTCAAGCCGGACGTCGTGGTGGACCTGGTCTGCTTCACCCTCGAATCGGCGGCAGCGTTGGTGCAGCGGCTGCGGGGCGAAGTGGGGCACCTGCTGCATTGCGGCTCCGTCTGGCGGTACGGGCAGAGCCTGAAGCTGCCCATCAGGGAGGGATCGGATTCAGCCGCACCTCCCTTTGGCGAGTACGGCATCCAGAAAAACAGGATTGCCCTGATGCTGCAGGAGGAAACCGCCGGCGGCGGGCTGGCCACCACCTCCCTGCATCCCGGCCACATTGTGGGACCGGGCTGGCAGCCCGTTGGTCCGCTGGGAAACCTCGATCCCACCGTCTGGCAGACGATCTCCGCAGGGCAGCCCCTCCGGATTCCCGGCAGCGGCTCGGAGCTGATGCACCATGTGCACGCCGATGACGTCGCCCAGGCCTTCGAGAAGGCCATTGCCCGGCGGGAGGCGGCCACCGGTGAGGACTTCAACA
This region of Arthrobacter sp. DNA4 genomic DNA includes:
- a CDS encoding NAD(P)-dependent oxidoreductase; this encodes MKVTVIGGSGHIGSFLVPRLVQAYHEVTNISRGTSKPYTDAPAWQQVQHVTADRQAEDQDGTFPDRVAALKPDVVVDLVCFTLESAAALVQRLRGEVGHLLHCGSVWRYGQSLKLPIREGSDSAAPPFGEYGIQKNRIALMLQEETAGGGLATTSLHPGHIVGPGWQPVGPLGNLDPTVWQTISAGQPLRIPGSGSELMHHVHADDVAQAFEKAIARREAATGEDFNIVAPTALTVRGYADIAAAWFGHAAVLETVPWDRFRENTSREHADASWNHLYRSQCFSIEKAASMLGYAPRYEPEQAIFESIQWLVDHEQLHVARPLGVAAG